GTTCTCATCCAGGGAAAAGCCGTACTGGAAACCGGCGCAGCCGCCGCCCGAGACCGTGATGCGCAACATCAGTCCGGCCTTACCTTCCATCTCCTTGAGTTCGGCGATGCGCCGGCCGGCGCTTTCGCTGACACGGATTATGCCGCTGGCTTCGGTCATGGGACGTTCTCCTTGCTTGCCGATCCCTTATTTAGTCGCCCGGCGCCGCTTGTCAAAGGGGTCGCGGGCGATACCCGGCGTGCCAGCCTATCGCTTCCGCATCAGGAGTTCGCGATTCTGGTAAGGCAGGAAGTCCTTGACCTCGGTGGAGGGCTTGCCGAACAGCCAGCCCTGCACGTAGTCGCAGCCACAGTCGCGCACGAAGTCCAGGGAGTCGCGGCTGTCCACCATCTCGGCCACCGTGTCGACCCCAAGGCGTCGGCAAAGCTCGCAGAGAGCCGAGAGAAAGGCGCGCCCCTTGTCGGCCTTCTGCGCGTTCTTCACCGCGCTGCCGTCCAGTTTGACCACATCCACGTCCAGGCTCGCCAGATACTGGAAGCTGGCCGCCCCGGCCCCGAAGTCGTCCAGGCAGACCTCGTATCCCGCCCGCCGCAGCCGCTGGATGAAGGTGTTGGCCGCATCCAGGTCGCTCATGCGCGAGGACTCGGTAACCTCGAAGCTCAGCTTGCCCTCGGTCCAGGAATTGGCCGCCAGCAGCGCGAACAGGCCATCGACGTAGGCCTCCTGCCCGATGGAATAGCCCGACACGTTGACCGCGACCCGGTACATGGCATTGTTGCGCGGGAATTGGCCGAGCCAGTCCACCACCTTGGCCGCCATGGCGATGTCGAATTGGTGGATCTGGCCGGTTTCCTCGGCGAAGTTGATGACCTTATAGGGAGAAACGTCCTTGCCCAGGGCGTGGAAGCGGCAAAGCGCCTCGAAATGATGGATCTCGCCACCGCGCAGCCCGATGATCGGCTGCAGGGCCACGTCGAACTGGCGTTCCGCCACCAACTTGCGAAAGGTGACGATCTGTCCGACCGTCTGGTCGACGATGCCGCTCATTCCCGAAGCGAGTATCTGCAAGCTGGCCGCCCCCTCCGCCGATTGCAGCTTCTGCAGCGTATAGAGAAGGCCCTTGGCCAAGTCGGACTCGCTGATCGAGCCCGCGTCCCCTACCGGCACGGTGGCCGCCGAAACCTGCACCGTGCCGTCCGGATCGGCCGCAGACACCAGATCGGCCAATTCCCGTTCCAGGGCCGAGATGCCCTGGCCCTTGGGAGTCAGCAGGGCGAAGCGGTCCGGAGCAACCGCGGCGGCGGTATCGCCGTCCAGCGAATTGGCCCGAATAACCATGCCCAGGGTGGCCATCAGGGCTTCCCGGTCTTCTGCGCCCAGGCCCTCGACCAGGCCATCCAGGCCGTCCACCGATACCAGCGCGACGTCCGCCTGCTGGCCGCTCGCCGCCAGGGATTTCAGCCGTGCCGATGCCAGATTATGAAAGCGGTCGCCGCGATAGAGGCCGGTGGCGTCGTGGCGCTCCACCTCCTTGTCCAGGCCGCCGGGGAAGCGGAGATAGGTGCGAAAGGCGAGGTACAGGCGATTGCCGGCCCCGGTGCTCAGGCCATGGCCCGTCAGCGACGCCTTGGGATGGGTACCACCGGGACCGCACAGCCGGATAGCCGTCTCGGCCACCCGGCCGTGACGCTCCAACAGGTCGCAGACCTCCTCGATCATCCGGCGATCGGCCGGAGCCACCAGATCCTCGATGGGCTGGCCCGCCAGATCGGCGCCGCGCCGCCCAAGCAAGGGCTCGCAGGCACCCGACGCGAAAACCACCCGACGCCCCTCGGTCTCGACGATCAGGTCGGCCCAGGCGAAGGCAAAGGCCAAGTAGCGATCCCGCTCGGCCTTTAGGAGGTCGTCCCGGCTCACGCGGATTTCTCCCAGGCCGCGTAGGTCTTGTCGAAATCGACGATATGATCGATCAGCCAATGGCGCAGGAACGCCAGCGCCCTCTCGTCGACAGTCGCCGTACCTTCCTTCAAGGCGCCGATTTCCGACAACAGGCGGCGGTGCTCGCCAGCATGGGATTCCGCCTCGGGAAAGCCGATACGATGTAGATAGGCCTCCTCGCGCCGGAAATGCTCTTCGGTGCCGACCAGAAGATTGCGCACCAGATCGGCCAGAACCCGGGGCGAGGTGCCACTTTCCGCCGCCACCACGATCTCGTTTAGTTGTTCGGTCAGGGCACGGTGGTCGCGGTCGAAGGCACGTACGCCGACGCTCAAATCATCCGACCAGGCAACGACTCGCGTCGACATGCGCACACCCCGGAAGTCAGTCTAGCCCGAGGAACCACCAAAAGGAAAGGGCAGCCCGCCGGGCTGCCCTTCCATTTCCGGATATCGGGCCGAAAAGTCAGGCGGCGGCGTCGCCGGCGGCTTCGGCAGCGGCTGCCCGGGCCTTGTCCTCGGCGCCCTTGGCGGCCGGATCGCGGTCCACCAGTTCGATCACCGCCATGGCCGCGGCGTCGCCGTGGCGAAAGCCCGCCTTGATGACGCGGGTATAGCCGCCCTTGCGTTCCTTGTAGCGTTCGGCCAGCGCGCCGAACAGCTTGGCGACCGCCGCGTCGTCACGCAGCAGGGCGAAGGCCTGGCGGCGGCAGTGCAACCCGCCCCGCTTGCCGAGCGTGATTATCTGGTCCGCCACCCGCTTGAGCTCCTTGGCTCGCGGCAGGGTGGTGGTGATCTGCTCGTGCTTGACCAGCGACACCGTCATATTGGACAGCATCGACTTGCGATGGGGCGTCTTGACACCCAGCTTGCGGCCGCTCACACCGTGACGCATGACTTTCTCTCCTTAAACCCCGCCTTGAACGGCGGTATTGGTCGTTCAGTAGGGTTCTTCCAGCTTCTTGGCCAGTTCCTCGATGTTGTCGGGGGGCCAATTGGGAATTTCCATGCCGAGATGCAGGCCCATGTCGCCCAGCACCTCCTTGATCTCGTTCAGCGACTTGCGGCCGAAGTTCGGCGTACGCAGCATCTCCGCCTCGGTCTTCTGCACCAAGTCGCCGATATAGATGATGTTGTCGTTCTTCAGGCAGTTGGCCGACCGGACGGACAGTTCCAGTTCGTCGACCTTGCGCAGCAGATTCTTGTTGAACGGAAGATCCTCGCGCCGTTCCTCCGCCGACAAGGTGGAGGGCTCCTCGAAGTTGATGAAGAGCTGCAACTGATCCTGCAGAATGCGCGCGGCCAAAGCCACGGCGTCCTCGGGAGTCACGGTGCCGTTGCTCACCACTTCGAGCGTCAGTTTGTCATGGTCGGTGACCTGGCCGACGCGGGTATTGTCGACCTTGTAGGCGACCTTGCGGACCGGCGAGAAGATCGAGTCCACCGGGATCAGGCCGATGGGCGCGTCGTCCGGACGATTCTGGGAGGCCGGCACGTACCCCTTGCCGGAGCTGACGGTCAGCTCCATCGAAAGGCGGGCGCCGCGGTCCAGCGTACAGAGCACCAAGTCCGGGTCCATGATCTCGATGTCGTGGCCGCATTCGATCATGCCGGCCTTGACTTCGCCCGGACCTTCAGCCTTCAGCGAAATGCGCTTGGGGCCCTCGCCGCTCATCCGGAGCGCCATGGACTTGATGTTCATGACGATGTCGGTGACGTCCTCGCGGACGCCCGGAATCGACGAGAACTCGTGCAGCACGCCGTCGATCTGAATCGACGTCACCGCCGCGCCGCGAAGCGACGACAGCAGCACCCGGCGCAGCGCGTTGCCCAGGGTCAGACCGAACCCGCGCTCGAGCGGCTCCGCCACCACCTTGGCCGCCCGCTTGGGATCGGCCCCCGGAATGACTTCCAGCTTGGTGGGTTTGATCAAGTCCTGCCAGTTCTTCTGAATCACGAGAGTGACCTCACGCCCCGATCAATGCCCATGAGGCCCCGAAGGGCCTCTCGAAATCCACCCGCTCCCGGAAGGGGGCGGACGCCATTAAGAGAGACCCGAAGGTCTCCCGAAGCGATCAGACGCGCCGCCGCTTGCGTGGCCGGCAGCCGTTGTGCGGCACCGGAGTCACATCGCGGATCGCGGTGATGTTAAAGCCGACGGATTGCAGCGCCCGCAAAGCGGACTCGCGACCCGCTCCCGGCCCCTTGACCTCGACTTCCAAAGTCTTCATGCCGTGTTCCATCGCCTTGCGGCCGGCATCCTCGGCCGCCATCTGGGCGGCATAGGGAGTCGACTTGCGCGACCCTTTGAAACCCTGATTGCCGGCCGAAGACCAGGCGATGGTGTTGCCTTGGGCATCGGCGATGGTAATCATGGTGTTGTTGAACGTCGCGTTCACATGCGCGACGCCGGACACGATATTCTTGCGCTCGCGACGCCGCGGGCGCTGGGCTACTGCCTTGGCCATCGTAACCTCTTCCTACTTGGTGGCCTTCTTCTTGCCGGCGATCGGCTTGGCCGGCCCCTTGCGGGTCCGGGCATTGGTGTGCGTGCGCTGTCCACGCACCGGCAAGCCGCGCCGATGCCGCAGACCACGGTAGCATCCCAGGTCCATCAGGCGTTTGATGGTCATCGCCTTCTCGCGCCGGAGGTCGCCCTCCACTTGATATTCCTTGTCGATGACCTCGCGGATACGGATCACCTCGTCCTCGGTGAGTTGGTTCACTCGCCGCTGGGACGGGATCCCGACTTTGGCGCAGATCTCCTTCGCCTTGGTCGGGCCGATTCCGTAGATATAGGTCAGCGCAATTTCCACCCGCTTCACGGTAGGAATGTTCACGCCAGCGATTCGAGCCAAAGCTGCTACTCCTTAGACTTTGGTTTTGAACGATAATCGTGCCCGCCGGGACCCCGAAGAGGCGCGATTATAGGGACAAACCGAACCAAGTCAACCTTCCCGCTGTCACCCGAGGATCGCGTTGAGCTGTTTGGTCACGTCATCGATCGGCGCCATGCCGTCGGTTTCCTTCAGCACGCCCTTCTTTCCGTAGTAGGCGGAGATGGGGGCGGTCTG
This window of the Magnetospirillum sp. WYHS-4 genome carries:
- a CDS encoding EAL domain-containing protein — its product is MSRDDLLKAERDRYLAFAFAWADLIVETEGRRVVFASGACEPLLGRRGADLAGQPIEDLVAPADRRMIEEVCDLLERHGRVAETAIRLCGPGGTHPKASLTGHGLSTGAGNRLYLAFRTYLRFPGGLDKEVERHDATGLYRGDRFHNLASARLKSLAASGQQADVALVSVDGLDGLVEGLGAEDREALMATLGMVIRANSLDGDTAAAVAPDRFALLTPKGQGISALERELADLVSAADPDGTVQVSAATVPVGDAGSISESDLAKGLLYTLQKLQSAEGAASLQILASGMSGIVDQTVGQIVTFRKLVAERQFDVALQPIIGLRGGEIHHFEALCRFHALGKDVSPYKVINFAEETGQIHQFDIAMAAKVVDWLGQFPRNNAMYRVAVNVSGYSIGQEAYVDGLFALLAANSWTEGKLSFEVTESSRMSDLDAANTFIQRLRRAGYEVCLDDFGAGAASFQYLASLDVDVVKLDGSAVKNAQKADKGRAFLSALCELCRRLGVDTVAEMVDSRDSLDFVRDCGCDYVQGWLFGKPSTEVKDFLPYQNRELLMRKR
- a CDS encoding hemerythrin family protein translates to MSTRVVAWSDDLSVGVRAFDRDHRALTEQLNEIVVAAESGTSPRVLADLVRNLLVGTEEHFRREEAYLHRIGFPEAESHAGEHRRLLSEIGALKEGTATVDERALAFLRHWLIDHIVDFDKTYAAWEKSA
- the rplQ gene encoding 50S ribosomal protein L17 — encoded protein: MRHGVSGRKLGVKTPHRKSMLSNMTVSLVKHEQITTTLPRAKELKRVADQIITLGKRGGLHCRRQAFALLRDDAAVAKLFGALAERYKERKGGYTRVIKAGFRHGDAAAMAVIELVDRDPAAKGAEDKARAAAAEAAGDAAA
- a CDS encoding DNA-directed RNA polymerase subunit alpha; the encoded protein is MIQKNWQDLIKPTKLEVIPGADPKRAAKVVAEPLERGFGLTLGNALRRVLLSSLRGAAVTSIQIDGVLHEFSSIPGVREDVTDIVMNIKSMALRMSGEGPKRISLKAEGPGEVKAGMIECGHDIEIMDPDLVLCTLDRGARLSMELTVSSGKGYVPASQNRPDDAPIGLIPVDSIFSPVRKVAYKVDNTRVGQVTDHDKLTLEVVSNGTVTPEDAVALAARILQDQLQLFINFEEPSTLSAEERREDLPFNKNLLRKVDELELSVRSANCLKNDNIIYIGDLVQKTEAEMLRTPNFGRKSLNEIKEVLGDMGLHLGMEIPNWPPDNIEELAKKLEEPY
- the rpsK gene encoding 30S ribosomal protein S11, with the translated sequence MAKAVAQRPRRRERKNIVSGVAHVNATFNNTMITIADAQGNTIAWSSAGNQGFKGSRKSTPYAAQMAAEDAGRKAMEHGMKTLEVEVKGPGAGRESALRALQSVGFNITAIRDVTPVPHNGCRPRKRRRV
- the rpsM gene encoding 30S ribosomal protein S13, encoding MARIAGVNIPTVKRVEIALTYIYGIGPTKAKEICAKVGIPSQRRVNQLTEDEVIRIREVIDKEYQVEGDLRREKAMTIKRLMDLGCYRGLRHRRGLPVRGQRTHTNARTRKGPAKPIAGKKKATK